ACATATATTTGAGTTACGTTTCTAAGCTATAAAATCCTTGATGTGCATAAAAATGGTCTGAAAGTTAAGGCTGAATTGAAATGGTGTGACTAGAGCGTATGTCGATGAGACATGCATTAACGTTAAAACCATGAGCTAAATAAATTAACACCATCGCAACAAAAAGGGATTGGAAATTTTTAACACTCGGAATAAATGGAGGCCAAATAGCTGTGTGCAAAACGTAGGATATGATGTCATTAGAAAGGATACTGCACCATACACTTGTATAGtagaaaaataaagggaaaaaagagagaaaaaaaaaaaaaaaaaaaagttacaaaggCTTACTAAATGTTCCAAGGTACAAGTCCTTGTTTCCAGCAACTCTTCCTATTCTAGCTTGCCATCTTCCATGTTGATGATGCCTGCCAGGATAAAGGAAAGCAACTTAAGCTAAAAAGGGgggaaaaaggaaagatatgTGGGGGattcatatttaatattattatataataactaTTCACACTTGATATGTGCACATGGTTAACCATGTCTGCCTATTATTGCCTATTATAATTGAGAAAAAGCCTGCTATTACAGTAAATAATAGATAAAGATTTATCATTGAAGTCGCTTTTTGCCATTACCTTGTCACTCCTCTGTACACAGAAGCTCCTCTTGAAAACCCACTACTTCTCCTGTCAAAATTTGAACAAAGCAATCAATCTTTCTCCGCTCTcgtccccttttctttttctttttctttttctaatcaAATGTTATAAAATGGCAACTACCTTCTCAAATTGGCTACAAATTCTTGTCTGGTCATGCGCTCCATCTCTTCAAGCTCTTTTTCATAAGTTCCCACCTGAcatttaagaaagaaaagaaaaaaggaaaaagattaaGATATTATTACATAAATGCAAATCTAATGGCGGAACCTCTTTTTCTCTCTACTTTTTTGAACGCATCAACTTAGGGTGACCAACAGCCTTACAGGGAAATTAATATGCGTTGTTGGACCCCAATACTTCAAAGCAGCTAAATCATAAGCCCTTGCTGCCTTTTCCTCCTTATCATACCCACctgatttaagattttaaacaaaaagaatgaCGCAGAAGAACAAGCACAATATTCAATGTATTTAATTAAGCAAACAAAATCATGTTAGTCAGCAATTAATAAATCCTACTCTTAGGTCCACAAATATGGACcattttgtattattaaagaacataatatataaataatatggaTATAAGATTTTCACCTACCAAGGTAAACTGCACAAGCGTTTGGGTGACATTGAGAGATGAATACCAAAAAgtgcatggaaaaaaaaactgttagtttattctttgtaagaaaagcaaaaaaggaGGAGAGGACATGATATACGTATACAATAGATAATTACAGAAAATATCAAAAGCTAAATTCCTCTCACCTTGCCTTCCTTTCCTTGTTTGCCCTTCTTTCCTGCAACTATTATCCCACAAATGGGCCTCATATCTCCCAGTCCATCTATGCCTAACAATCATAGAACACACAAACAGATAATTGCATATATATGGTAAaacaaagtttttgtttttgatactTATGGTGAAGAAAAGTTTAAATTAAGGAAGATGTTCCTACGACTTAATAAAGAAAACTGAAAGAAATTCTGAGTACCTTGTTACACCTCTATATTGTGAGGTTCTTTGTCCAAATGTCTCAATAGATTTACGAGAAACTGGTTCTTTAGCAAGTGATTTTGCAACTGGCCTTGTACTGTTATCGACCACTTGCAATGGAGATATAGCAACTAATCCATTTTGAGAACTAGGACTCACTGTGAGTGATAATGATTGAAAATTGCAATTGCTTGCTTCATTTGGAGACTCCCCACTAGAAGAAAATGGTGTAGACGTCTGCCTAAGCCAGGACTTGAACCCAGAAAAAGAACTAGCACTCTCAAAAGGCACATGGTACATGCCAGTTTCTTGGTTATGGTTATGGCTGTTGCTATGGCTATGGCTAGGGTTTGGATCACAGTGCTGAAGGCTGTCACTAGGGATTAAGGTTTGTGCATTGTCATTGAAATGGTAACTTTGAATGAAAGAAGAATGGCTTGTGAGACTGTTCTTCCCAGTTTCTATATCTTTAGTGGTGTTGAAGCTTGGTGCTAGATTGGCATTGATTCTATGGGCATGGTTTTGATTAATGTGGTGATCTTCTTGCTGACAGTGAACTTCGGTCTCATCAGAAGGTGAGTTTGAGTAACACCCCAAGAAATCCTCAAGCTTTGGACCATCTTCACTTATTCTACCTTCATCCATAGTGTTTTCATATCTCCATTCTACAAATCACAACCAAATAAGGTGGGATATTACAGTAAAATCGTCATAATTCATGTTcatgttttcattaaaaaaaaaaaaaaaaaaacatgcactgagaaggaaagaaaagggggGCATGCAGTACCTGGGGTACCATTAGATGGCCGTCTAAAGGGATCAGCAACACAGAGAGATCCATCAGATAGCAAAGGCATGACAGAGAAACTAGCTGCTTGATCTTCTCTACCAAAGTCTTCATCAACTCTTAAGTGCGGACTCAGAGAAAACCCCAACCAATTACTCATGTGATCTTTACACAGAAAAACCTACAAGCGatttctctctcacacacaaaCAATCTCAAAACCTGTGTTGTTCAAAGCTTGTCCCTCCTTTTCATTTGTTCCTTTGTTTCACCGTGACTTCaggtttcggtttggttttaaagctcaaacttcaaaaaaaattggtgagcagtgctctctctctctctctctctctttctctctcactcACACTCTCTCATCTTATGTTCTCAGCCTAGAGGCTCCGTGTCAGCTGTTTGGCCAATGAAGCTTTGGGTTTCGTGCCCTCTCTTTCATTTCCTCTCAGACCTTTTGCAGAGGTGGACAGGAGTCCCATGACATATCCATagacatgaaattttttttattggatgaaAGTGTGGCCAAATTTGATGCTCGTTTATTCCGTAAAATTGAGCTCTTttcgtagttttttttcttacttttcacACTTAAAGTATGGGTGTTCTAAAAGTTGTATCGTTATTTGTatattccttcttttcttttatggcaaaataaaaagaaaaaacggaGGCAAAATAGGTTCATAGGATAAAAGAGATTCTTCACATCTATTTGTAAACCAGATTTTTTCAATGTCATCAAATCCAATAGATTTGAAACTGGTACGAGTCTATTTAGAATCTAGTTATTTCAAGGTTAAAATAGgattggattgaaaaaaaaatcggtATAACTTAATTAACCCGGCAACCTGGTTGACTAAGCAAGACCCAATCAAAAATTCGATTACAACccgtttagttttttttttttttttttaactaaaaaaatattattttgatttttttaaaaaaaaaattattcaaaataattcgATGACCCTATCAAAATCTGAAACTTAGATTTTAAAACCGAATCAATTACTAAATTGGATCTGATAACTATGTCTAAATCAATCTTTTGAACGCACACGTTCTTATTACTTTAActataaattagtttttctctCGACAAGTGAAATAGTTGAATTTGTATATTTAATATGGTATTAAATAATCTCGCAATTTATTGGTGTTGTAGTcagtaaatttaaaatagaattagttttttcttttgttattagaAAGGGTAAATTCCATCTTAACTTCCTATATAGTCTACtaatttcctttaaaaaaataaatttctatcaATTACGTTTTATCATTATCATGGTAATTCAATAGCATTTCTCTCGACATTAATAGGTAACATCACTGCATGGGTACTTAAATCATCAATATACcatttgctctctctctctaaagatgatagatcataaaataaaagaaatacgtagatttatttctaaaatttatgagatcATGATGGGTTCGGAGCTCAATTTGTGCATTATTATCAATGTCTAAACGGAGCGATTGTGAGGATatcatttaattcaataattcatAGAGAAGGTTTTGGGTTTAGTTATTTTgatatgacaaaaaaattattgtgtttaCATAGACTagctaataatatttattagttattttttataatacatttTGAAGAAAGAGACGAATCTAAAAGGAGAGAGaatatacaaatatatttaCCTATGTcgtgtttgattgcaggaaagtgaatttctggaattcactttcctgcttttcctgTGTTTGGCAACAACAAGGGAAAATggtcaaagaaaaatgaattccagtcaacctaaaaataataacactgccaaaggaaagtgttttccttctgttaaagaaagtaaaacactttcctttttttacacACTCTCAGCAGCTAAATGAGAATACATagctttgaaactttttcttccaaaatcacACAGTCTCTTTTCCTTCAAAATCAATTGGGAAGCTGAGTAGGAACAAGAGTATTTCTCTGGACCAAAAATAtcaggtattttttttcctctttcatttctcctttatgtttttcttctgcGTAGATCTGAAAAAATGAAGGCATAAATCTTTGATATTCTGCTACTGctactgttatattttttccatAACTCTTCTTATCAATCTTGTCACATTCAACTAATTaagcaacccaaaaaaaaaaaaaacacattttactaCAACTGTTACTGTTGTCTTCTTCCCGAAGGAGGAAAAATTCAGCAGCTCCCTAACCAAACAAAGAGACAAACCGGGGGGGAGATAACTGTGAACAGAGAGAGGCCACAACAGGGGAGGGGGCGATTGATTTCTGTTGACAAAGAGGCCAAAACGGGGGGGGGGGCGATCGATTTCTCTGGGGGGGCGATCGATTTCCATAACATCAAAACGAATGGGGGGTGGGGGCGATCATTTCTGTGAAGGGGGCGATTTCTCCTACTGCTAAGAGACCGAGAGACAAAACGGGGGGGGCGATCTGCTACTGAGAGACGGGGGGGCGATCTTTTAACAGTGATTTCGGTGAACTTTGCAAACAAAATGGGAACAGAAATGAGAGGGGATTTTGGTGATTTTGTTGAACTGAACCGAGAGAGGAGAGGGGAACTGAACCGAGAGAGGAGAGGGGAATGGGAACAAAAATGAGAGGGGATTTCGGTGATTTCAGTGAACTAAACCGAGAGAGGAGAGGGGAACTGAACCGAGAGATGAGAGGGGAATTGGGGGAACTGAACCGAGAGAGGAGAGGGGAATGGGAATAGTGAAATAGTTCAATGCTAATGGAGAATAATGGCAGAAACGgttataacaaaattataggGAAAATGGGAATGAAACAGTGTAATTGGGGATGTTAATAGgaaatttgtgttttattttgctttgattaatttatgattagtgtttgattatatttgttatatatggATAAATTTGTGTGACTATGCCGGTAATTTATTGCATTAATTTtgtaagtattttatatgcttttttaaatatttatttccctAAATTTTTAGGTTTCGTTATCAGAAAACTTCACTTTCATGTTATGGATAGTAAGATAATTCATGCAGCATGTATGAGAGTAGCTGTAACTATGATAGCTACAGGGTAGCTATtattgaacaagaaagaaatagaattaATATACCACGAGAACCACGTATAAATGCAATTGCTCAACGAGAATTCTATATTGACAGCATTTTGAATCAAGGTGATAGACATTGCATTAAATAAATTCGTATGAAACCTGTTGTCTTCTATAGATTGTGTGATGTTCTCACAAGTCATGACCTATTACGATCAACTCAAAATGTGTCGATTAGGGAGCAAgtaattgtgttcttacaaattgtaggacaaaaccaaagatttcgttttattagtggtatatactataggtctgttgaaactatccatagttactttagaattgttttaaaagcaattcttaagttatacaaacacctTATTAAAGATCCAGAGGATACAGTTCCAGCGGAGATAATGAACAATCGAAGattctatccttattttaaggtatgataacaatatttttatacattaattaattacatctagaagaaaagtttataaataattttttcatgtctatataggattgtgtgggagcaattgatggtacccatgttcctgcaaatgttcctgttgagattcaaggaaagtttcgagatcgaaaagaaggaacaacacaaaatgttttagtagctataacttttgatttgaagtttatatatgttttagctggTTGGGAAAGAAGTGCACATGATTCACGGGTTTTAGGTGATGCATTATCAAGACCTGGTGGTCTAAAAATTCCAGAAGGTATATAATAAAGTATTTCATTATatgcaataaacatataaaatgtctTATTACATAAAGATAGTAAtacgttttattttttttaatttgtagggAAATATTATCTTGGTGATGCTGGTTACGGTATTCGAAAAGGAATCATTTCTCCTTTTCGTGGAGTTCGATATCACTTGAATGAGTTTACAGAACGTGcaccaaaaaatgaaaaggagctaTTTAATCTTCGACACTCTTCATTGAGAACCGCTATTGAGCGagggtttggtattttgaagagtcgttttagatcaattgatggaaaatctttttggtcctatgaaacacaagtagatgttgtgcttgcatgttgtattattcataatcatATAATGGGGGTTGATCCTTATGACTTTATTATGGAAGAAATATGTTCGGATAATAAACCAATTAGACAAACAATCAACTTAAGTCAACGGGAGGAAAGGGAAGAGAATAGGGAgtggataacaaaaagagaaatgattgcaTCAACTATGTGGAATGACTATAACACTCAAAGAAACTAGtaattgagtgttaattatatgtgtttgtttttttatgtcttacttgagtttgtattatctttgttatgaaatttattaaatctaaatattttatgattttattttgtataaatttgtaatttatttttttgtagaaatgagttccacgcagaatgaaaaattaaagggcAAACACTTCACATGGTCTAAGCCTATGTCTCACATGTTGCTTGAAATATTAGCTGAGGAGGCATTTAAAGGAAGCAAACCTTCTTCTACATTCAAAGCAGAATCTTTTGTTAAGGTGGCTATAGAAATCAGTCAAAAGTTCAACGTCCAATGCGAGCCTAAGCATGTGGACAATCATCTCAAGACTGTGAAAAAAAGAATGGGGAAtaataaccaaacttaaaaataaaagtggctttggctgggatgattgtttgaagatgattacagtttcgaaagatgtatatgatgaagaagtgaaggtatgataaatattatactctttgtaatttttttgtttacttttgtttctaaaatgttatacaatgaactaaaaacttatatattatAAACTTTATGAATAGACACATCCCAATCATGACAAGTTTCTgaacaaaaaacttgatatgtacGAGGCAATGAcaattgttgttggaaaagaCATGGCAACTGGAAATTATGTCAAATCATATGTTGATGTCAACTTGGAAGAGAACACTGAAGagcaatcaatttcaattgaaaatgaaggtgaatatgaagaaagttataagggaaaagaaacatcttcctctagtacacaaaagaggcaacataggaagagaaatcgcttgtatgaagatgatggtattgaaaagttgtctaaacagattggagatgtagcatttgcaattcaaagcgtcagcaaaaatcaacttgatgttaatgcgCTATATACGGAAGTGATGAAAATTGAAGGCCTTGATGAGATCACTCTTGGGGATGCATTTgatcatttggtccaaaatgaaatgttggcaaaaacatttatggcaaaaaatgttaatttgaggaaaatttgGGTTCAAAATTTTGTGAACTAATACTACTACAGGCCTGGTTGCTAAGATGGTTTGAATATGtttaaaatttgggttcagattatgtttgttatttaacgagtatgtttacttgtttaattcggtctagcatgtttatgtttgtaatttcaactaatatgtatgtatatgacatcgaaacttaatatttatgcatgactatgtttgatgttagatatttatatttatatcttgatgtttatttgatatatattaaagggatattaaagagataattgTCTTTACCcgtacaaaaaaatatttatccaaaaaactcataaaaatatttttgtatgtatttatcttttaaaaaattctttatgccaaaaaaaaacccaaatatataactcttaccataaaataatttggctttcttcatatggaaaaaaaaaacttattttaagcttttaaaattgaaaacaatatattaataggttttacgtaaaaaaatattttacaagcttatttctctataatatgatatgatatatatagttatatttgataaaataagctatgtatgaatataggatataataaaaaaaaaattcatcattatactttttagattttatttttttttattgtaagtgattaaatattttatatatattagataaacttgaaaaaaaaaattaattcattaataaataattttccaattcattttccataacacaaccaaatactggaaagtgttttccagttcattttccataacactaccaaacatcggaaaatactttcccggaattcactttccaggaattcactttccccggaattcactttccaaaaggaaaccactttcctgcaaacaaacggagccttaataTTTCTGTCTCATAATTGtatatctttatttaaaaaaaaaaaaattaattaatagaataTCACTAATTATGCATTGAGTACCATAAAATTACTCATGTGCAAAGTCTTccttgataattaatttttgaattgaatgttaattttttttttgtaaaaaaattagtttaatttatattggATTTTCATGCTTATGAATCCTATACTACATGTATGGTTGGACCTTGccataaaagagaaaaggatgTCATAAAAGgattattgaatataaaaacaagattaaagAGGGATtatggaagagagagaaacagggctaaatgatataataaaaagtcTTAGTGGTATAATAAAAAGTGTTAAGGCAAAAACAACATAGCCTAATTGATTTAGACATGTATTTCTCATTTATATATGATTTAGCCAAATATTATGAATAATTGATTGAACTTTAAGagcatttattatattttatattaataatgcGTAGATATAGAGGTAGGATTTATAAAAAGAGGTTTGAGAGGAAGAGTAGgcaatattaatatgaaaatatgtCATGGTAGATAAAGtgcaaaaatatttctaaatggTTATGATTATGTGTTACTAAAATCAAAGGTAGTGATTTGGAGTTTAGGTTCAATAATAAAGCTCAATcctcacttttaaaatatagacaTTGGATTCGAAATGatagtaaataataaatttgagttttggcctattattattgattatgTCCAAATTGGGTTCAAAGGCAACCATTTGCACTCAATAAGCCTTGATATGGTCACATTGACGAAGCCCAAGTTCACTCACCGCAAATGAAGTCTTGTATCCACTTAAATCCAAACAATTCATAAATAAGCATTTTTacacattgaaaaaattcaggcaataatcaattaatatttatagACAAAGATCAAATATACGATGtgtgttttttctgtttaaCTCAAATGAAGGTGACTTCACTCATGATAACAATTTACTATAtatgaaatgaacaaaaaatgatattgttaaGGACACCTTTCAACTCATGGATCTAGATCGCATTTAGAAAacgatacacacacacacacacacataaccTTTCTAAATAAACAAGGAGAATAAGCTTCATCAATCTTCTAATTTTTAGGTATAATACATAACATTGAGCTTGATAGcacatcaaataattattcCTCACCCAAAACTTtctaaacacataaaaaacctAACCTAAACACATTCTTTCTCAACATTGAgccaaaaactaaattattttatatgtcaGGAGTATAAACTGCTTTGTTTGGAGTTAGTTCTTTCCCAAAAGTCATTTTTAGCGCCACCTTC
This genomic interval from Populus alba chromosome 1, ASM523922v2, whole genome shotgun sequence contains the following:
- the LOC118034915 gene encoding AP2-like ethylene-responsive transcription factor AIL1 — its product is MSNWLGFSLSPHLRVDEDFGREDQAASFSVMPLLSDGSLCVADPFRRPSNGTPEWRYENTMDEGRISEDGPKLEDFLGCYSNSPSDETEVHCQQEDHHINQNHAHRINANLAPSFNTTKDIETGKNSLTSHSSFIQSYHFNDNAQTLIPSDSLQHCDPNPSHSHSNSHNHNQETGMYHVPFESASSFSGFKSWLRQTSTPFSSSGESPNEASNCNFQSLSLTVSPSSQNGLVAISPLQVVDNSTRPVAKSLAKEPVSRKSIETFGQRTSQYRGVTRHRWTGRYEAHLWDNSCRKEGQTRKGRQVYLGGYDKEEKAARAYDLAALKYWGPTTHINFPVGTYEKELEEMERMTRQEFVANLRRRSSGFSRGASVYRGVTRHHQHGRWQARIGRVAGNKDLYLGTFSTQEEAAEAYDIAAIKFRGASAVTNFGVSRYDVRRICSSSTLIASDLAKRSSKDSTPTTLEDYNSCASSSSISPQPLLAIAGCEASDELPDMVWSANTGESQQQQSVNSNSNDSTLMASSSRNSSNAASPKCSVGLISDFGHGGGSYS